The following coding sequences lie in one Manis javanica isolate MJ-LG chromosome X, MJ_LKY, whole genome shotgun sequence genomic window:
- the CETN2 gene encoding centrin-2 isoform X1, whose product MASNFKKANMASTAQRKRMSPKPELTEEQKQEIREAFDLFDADGTGTIDVKELKVAMRALGFEPKKEEIKKMITEIDKEGTGKMNFSDFLTVMTQKMSEKDTKEEILKAFKLFDDDETGKISFKNLKRVAKELGENLTDEELQEMIDEADRDGDGEVNEQEFLRIMKKTSLY is encoded by the exons ATG GCCTCTAACTTTAAGAAGGCAAACATGGCATCAACTGCCCAGCGAAAGAGGATGAGTCCTAAGCCAGAGCTTACTGAAGAGCAGAAGCAGGAAATCCGGGAAGCTTTCGATCTCTTCGATGCTGATGGGACGGGGACCATAGATGTTAAGGAACTGAAG GTGGCCATGAGGGCACTGGGCTTTGAACCCAAGAAAGAAGAGATCAAGAAAATGATAACTGAAATCGATAAGGAGGGGACAGGAAAAATGAACTTTAGTGACTTTTTGACTGTGATGACTCAAAAAATG TCTGAGAAAGACACCAAGGAAGAAATCCTGAAAGCTTTCAAGCTCTTCGATGATGATGAAACTGGGAAGATATCATTCAAAAACCTAAAGCGTGTAGCCAAGGAGTTGGGTGAGAATCTCACTGATGAGGAGCTGCAG GAAATGATTGATGAAGCTGATcgagatggagatggagaagtCAATGAGCAAGAGTTCCTGCGCATCATGAAAAAGACAAGCCTTTACTAA
- the CETN2 gene encoding centrin-2 isoform X2, translating to MASTAQRKRMSPKPELTEEQKQEIREAFDLFDADGTGTIDVKELKVAMRALGFEPKKEEIKKMITEIDKEGTGKMNFSDFLTVMTQKMSEKDTKEEILKAFKLFDDDETGKISFKNLKRVAKELGENLTDEELQEMIDEADRDGDGEVNEQEFLRIMKKTSLY from the exons ATGGCATCAACTGCCCAGCGAAAGAGGATGAGTCCTAAGCCAGAGCTTACTGAAGAGCAGAAGCAGGAAATCCGGGAAGCTTTCGATCTCTTCGATGCTGATGGGACGGGGACCATAGATGTTAAGGAACTGAAG GTGGCCATGAGGGCACTGGGCTTTGAACCCAAGAAAGAAGAGATCAAGAAAATGATAACTGAAATCGATAAGGAGGGGACAGGAAAAATGAACTTTAGTGACTTTTTGACTGTGATGACTCAAAAAATG TCTGAGAAAGACACCAAGGAAGAAATCCTGAAAGCTTTCAAGCTCTTCGATGATGATGAAACTGGGAAGATATCATTCAAAAACCTAAAGCGTGTAGCCAAGGAGTTGGGTGAGAATCTCACTGATGAGGAGCTGCAG GAAATGATTGATGAAGCTGATcgagatggagatggagaagtCAATGAGCAAGAGTTCCTGCGCATCATGAAAAAGACAAGCCTTTACTAA